The Camelina sativa cultivar DH55 chromosome 16, Cs, whole genome shotgun sequence sequence GGCAAGAACAAGGGACAAACCTTGGGATCATCTCTAATCTTTGGTATTTCATTAGTACAGAAGCACCATGACTCGGATTTTGGTTCAACGTGGTTCGTCAGGCAGTTCTTCCAACTCAACCCGCTCTTCTTCCTCGTCTGGCTCAGCTTCTTCCTCAGAAACAGAGTCACAGATAAACAATAATACTCCAGTTCCTCCGGTAACGATCGATGAAGAAATTActgatgaaaaagaagatgaggtTTCCGTTGTTGATCAACCAGAGTGTTCTGATGCTAAGATTGTAGTAGTGGACAGTGATGAACCTGTGgatagagaagatgatgaaagttTGGTAGTCTCAGAAAATGTTCATGTTGAGAGTGAAGGTATAGATTGTGATTCTCCAGTTAGTGGTGGCAGTAACCCTGATTCACCACCCGTACCAGCTCCGCCTCCAAAACCTTCTCCTACTGTCAATCCTGGTAACAACGGATCAGTCTTGGGAACTTTTGACGCTATACGAATTGGACCAACACGAAGAGGTGCTGGGCCTCGCTCTCTTGTTAATAGGAGTTCGCCAACTGGGTCACATCCTTCTTCTCCAAGATCACACAGTGAGAACGAAGGATATAACAGTTCTGATGAGCATATGCCATGCTATGTGTCTTCTCATCTTGGCTCCAGCTCTGGCCCGGTAAGTTTGTTTTAATGTCTTAACTGTATCAATGCCTAGCATATTTTATCTGGCTCTATTTTCAATGAACTAGTGTATATACTATCCACAGGAAAGAGAACACCAGTTTGAAGCAGAGATTAATGAATCAAAAGGCTTTGAAATTAGGCGGATGTTGGAAGATGGAAATTGTCTTTTTCGGGCTGTTGCAGATCAAGTATATGGGGATTCAGAGGCATATGACTTGGCTAGGCAAATGTGCATGGATTACATGGTAATATTTCTTTCCTTTCCCAAACTAGGTAGCTTTGACGATATTTTAGCGGACTTACTTGCATCTGAGAACAGCAAGCGAGAAAGATAtactaaaaacacaataaattaagTAAACTTGCCAAGATTGTACTTTATGGATAAGCTATTAAGCATTTTCGTAGACTTTATGTTACCTTCTTAGTTTCTAGTCATCCAGCCACCAAGAAGTCTTAGGTAAGTGGAGTGAAACAAAGAGAGTAATAACAGCATGTACTTGTATGTGTTATTGATATACCATGTAAAAAGTTTAGTATTGttaatataatcattttttttgtatgtaccTTGTTTTGAACGGAgcacaattagggtttttagtgTTGTGGTAACAATTCGTAGTACTTACTGGTTTTACAATGAATGGTTTAGGAACAAGAGAGGGATCACTTTTCTCAGTTCATAACCGAAGGTTTTACCTCTTACttgaagaggaaaagaagagatAAGGTGCTTTGCCCTTAGCCATGACTTCACTTTGTTAGCTTTTGGTTCCAGTCTCTTTGACGCCTATTTTGTACAATGGTGATAGGTCTATGGAAACAACGTAGAAATCCAAGCTTTAGCAGAAATGTATAATAGGCCAATCCACATTTACTCATATAGCACAGGTGCAACTTAGATTGACATTAAAAGTTCCATGTTCTTTACtgtaaaatgaaaatatgaaaacaaagtGTAATGTTTCTGTACAGAGCCTATCAACATATTTCAAGGAAACTACAGCACGGATACACCTCCCATAAGGCTAAGCTTCCACCACGGGAATCATTATAATTCTTTGGTGGATCCACATCGGTTGACAGTTGGTGCAGGACTTGGATTTAGTAGTCTCAGTGGGGTAAGTGGAGTTATATCTCTTCTCGTCCTCGTCTTTATTCAACTGATGCAATAGAGCATAGCCTTAATTTGAAAGGTAGCAACTAGCAAGCACTTCCTTGTCTCTTCACATCATATTTCTTGTTTTGAATCCAGAGACACGTGGACAAGGAACAGGTGAAAGCTGCTATAAAGGCTCAGCAAGAACATCAGATTGATAATGCAAGTAGCCCATAATCATCCATGAACAGATTCACCAATCTGCCTGAATGTGCGATTGCTAACGTATCTGTCTTTGTTCCAGGCGCTCTTAGCAGAAGGGAGATTTTACTCTGACCTTGAGCTTACGGAAAAGGAAATCGAGCGGTCGGTAATGGAAGCTTCCCGTGCTGAGTATCTTATGGAATGGTCTAAGCCACGAATCGGCCCAAAGGAATCATCCACCTCTAATGCTGAGACGTCGTCTTCTGGAGCTAGTAAGTATTTTTCCCTTTTAAATCTGCTCACCTAG is a genomic window containing:
- the LOC109124417 gene encoding OTU domain-containing protein 5-like isoform X1, which produces MTRILVQRGSSGSSSNSTRSSSSSGSASSSETESQINNNTPVPPVTIDEEITDEKEDEVSVVDQPECSDAKIVVVDSDEPVDREDDESLVVSENVHVESEGIDCDSPVSGGSNPDSPPVPAPPPKPSPTVNPGNNGSVLGTFDAIRIGPTRRGAGPRSLVNRSSPTGSHPSSPRSHSENEGYNSSDEHMPCYVSSHLGSSSGPEREHQFEAEINESKGFEIRRMLEDGNCLFRAVADQVYGDSEAYDLARQMCMDYMEQERDHFSQFITEGFTSYLKRKRRDKVYGNNVEIQALAEMYNRPIHIYSYSTEPINIFQGNYSTDTPPIRLSFHHGNHYNSLVDPHRLTVGAGLGFSSLSGRHVDKEQVKAAIKAQQEHQIDNALLAEGRFYSDLELTEKEIERSVMEASRAEYLMEWSKPRIGPKESSTSNAETSSSGATGPSGSDLKAEEAVKEKVVLSSSVEMVLSMGFSYTQAMEAYSIFGDDVDSMVCYVVETSCGGNNRRKGKATE
- the LOC109124417 gene encoding OTU domain-containing protein 5-like isoform X2; this translates as MTRILVQRGSSGSSSNSTRSSSSSGSASSSETESQINNNTPVPPVTIDEEITDEKEDEVSVVDQPECSDAKIVVVDSDEPVDREDDESLVVSENVHVESEGIDCDSPVSGGSNPDSPPVPAPPPKPSPTVNPGNNGSVLGTFDAIRIGPTRRGAGPRSLVNRSSPTGSHPSSPRSHSENEGYNSSDEHMPCYVSSHLGSSSGPEREHQFEAEINESKGFEIRRMLEDGNCLFRAVADQVYGDSEAYDLARQMCMDYMEQERDHFSQFITEGFTSYLKRKRRDKVYGNNVEIQALAEMYNRPIHIYSYSTEPINIFQGNYSTDTPPIRLSFHHGNHYNSLVDPHRLTVGAGLGFSSLSGRHVDKEQVKAAIKAQQEHQIDNALLAEGRFYSDLELTEKEIERSVMEASRAEYLMEWSKPRIGPKESSTSNAETSSSGARPSGSDLKAEEAVKEKVVLSSSVEMVLSMGFSYTQAMEAYSIFGDDVDSMVCYVVETSCGGNNRRKGKATE